The following are from one region of the Montipora foliosa isolate CH-2021 unplaced genomic scaffold, ASM3666993v2 scaffold_425, whole genome shotgun sequence genome:
- the LOC137988730 gene encoding uncharacterized protein — MQGGHPVQYASPPLTETEKRYSQIKKEVLSVVFDLTRFHTYTYGRKVTVYNDHKPLAAVLKRTVGENPIRLQRMLCRIMGYDLDFMYIKGKDLLIADNLSRSHMTNHTRSQSEEEIETIGLVIQDQRILTILSEEANKHTKSSPHHHQSNGKAESAVKIAKGILRKTENSALNPYEALLDQHNTPTVDMTTSPAQRFLHRRLKYEIPMKATLLTPEIAETVLEEKAKKTAKFEMY; from the exons ATGCAAGGTGGCCACCCTGTTCAGTATGCTTCACCTCCCCTTACTGAAACTGAGAAGCGCTACAGCCAGATTAAGAAAGAGGTGCTCAGTGTGGTCTTTGATCTCACAAGGTTCCATACCTATACCTATGGAAGGAAAGTAACAGTGTACAATGATCACAAACCACTTGCTGCGGTACTCAAACGAACCGTTGGAGAGAATCCCATTCGACTTCAGAGAATGCTGTGCCGAATTATGGGATATGACCTTGACTTCATGTACATCAAAGGCAAAGACCTGCTTATCGCTGATAACCTTAGCAGATCCCACATGACTAATCACACTCGCAGCCAGAGCGAAGAAGAGATTGAAACCATTGGATTGGTTATTCAAGATCAAA GAATTCTCACAATTCTGTCAGAGGAAGCAAATAAACACACGAAATCCTCACCACACCATCACCAGAGCAATGGCAAAGCAGAATCCGCTGTGAAGATCGCCAAAGGTATCCTGAGAAAGACTGAAAACTCTGCTTTAAATCCTTACGAAGCCCTACTTGATCAACATAATACACCTACTGTTGACATGACGACCTCCCCTGCTCAAAGATTTCTACACCGAAGACTGAAATATGAAATTCCTATGAAAGCCACTCTGCTTACACCGGAAATTGCTGAAACCGTCCTGGAAGAGAAAGCTAAGAAAACAGCCAAGTTTGAAATGTATTAA